The following proteins are encoded in a genomic region of Synechococcus sp. CBW1002:
- the tsaB gene encoding tRNA (adenosine(37)-N6)-threonylcarbamoyltransferase complex dimerization subunit type 1 TsaB: protein MSEPSPSPDPSPATVSQANGSAVPWVLALHSSSDTFGVAAQPLGGGGSLQSRGFPLGRSLSNQLLECVEAVLPASQWSRLARLAVATGPGGFTGTRLSVVLARTLAQQLAVPLDGVGSFALIAQRLLGDAAAPATGPFWLVQELPRRGLVAGLYAADPTQTAGVIERLTPRLYGKSEQLAELAAAPQLPAVPVLPADAELLLVRCQAAAAADRPAPWQPVLPLYPTSPVEGL, encoded by the coding sequence ATGAGTGAGCCCTCTCCCTCCCCCGATCCCTCGCCGGCCACGGTTTCCCAGGCCAACGGGAGTGCCGTTCCCTGGGTCCTGGCGCTGCACAGCAGCAGCGACACCTTCGGTGTGGCGGCCCAGCCCCTGGGGGGCGGCGGGTCTCTTCAGTCCCGCGGCTTTCCCCTGGGGCGCTCGCTCTCCAATCAACTGCTCGAGTGTGTGGAGGCGGTGCTGCCGGCCAGCCAATGGTCACGGCTTGCGCGCCTGGCCGTGGCGACAGGTCCTGGTGGTTTCACCGGCACGCGCCTCTCGGTGGTGCTGGCCCGCACCCTGGCCCAGCAGCTGGCGGTCCCCCTGGATGGCGTGGGCAGCTTCGCGCTGATCGCCCAACGTCTGCTGGGCGATGCGGCAGCTCCTGCCACGGGTCCTTTCTGGCTGGTGCAGGAGCTGCCGCGCCGCGGCCTGGTGGCGGGCCTCTATGCCGCCGATCCCACCCAGACCGCTGGCGTGATCGAACGGCTGACCCCACGCCTCTACGGCAAGTCTGAGCAGCTGGCTGAGCTGGCGGCGGCGCCGCAGCTGCCGGCCGTGCCGGTTCTTCCCGCCGATGCCGAGCTGCTGCTGGTCCGCTGCCAGGCAGCGGCGGCGGCCGATCGGCCCGCTCCTTGGCAGCCGGTGCTGCCGCTGTATCCCACCAGCCCGGTGGAGGGGCTCTGA
- a CDS encoding Ycf34 family protein: MCICVDCHWVDRCQAYHAVERQHGVPHLSATPDIRPQQPRIHVQVRELEGGGVGVEWDVRGCDSFQAEPGRWHRLRPGEKLPA, encoded by the coding sequence ATGTGCATCTGTGTGGATTGCCACTGGGTGGACCGCTGCCAGGCCTACCACGCAGTGGAGCGGCAGCATGGTGTGCCCCACCTCAGCGCCACCCCGGACATCAGGCCCCAGCAGCCACGCATTCACGTGCAGGTGCGTGAGCTGGAGGGCGGAGGGGTGGGGGTGGAGTGGGACGTGCGCGGATGTGACAGTTTCCAGGCGGAGCCGGGGCGTTGGCATCGGTTGCGGCCGGGCGAGAAGCTGCCCGCATGA